One segment of Niabella beijingensis DNA contains the following:
- a CDS encoding sugar phosphate isomerase/epimerase family protein, producing MTARPFSATGPPTSGFLNTAALPLGVQLWSVKNDLARDFDETLHQLATTGYTYAETAGYDPDARTIHGRSPELMKQQLDGCGMVPLSAHIPFFSKEEMEPVLEDVAALGASCLVIPAIPEDLRHSLDHYKRIADDLNIIGERAASLGIRLGYHNHNYEFKMINGLLPYNILLERTDKETVFFEPDLGWMVQAGQAPEALFNTFPGRFLLWHLRDVNAGGAAVNVGEGVVNFHLLHQMKKQAGFLCGIVETPSAATDGMNRVIASFNYIRKEQLY from the coding sequence ATGACAGCAAGGCCATTTTCAGCAACCGGACCTCCAACGTCCGGTTTTTTAAATACAGCAGCCCTCCCGCTTGGTGTTCAGCTCTGGTCGGTAAAAAACGACCTGGCCCGTGATTTTGACGAAACACTACACCAACTGGCAACCACGGGCTATACCTATGCAGAAACTGCCGGTTATGACCCGGATGCCCGGACCATACATGGACGTTCTCCCGAACTGATGAAGCAGCAACTCGATGGCTGCGGAATGGTACCGCTCAGCGCACATATTCCTTTTTTTTCAAAAGAAGAAATGGAACCGGTACTGGAAGACGTTGCCGCTCTCGGTGCATCCTGCCTGGTTATTCCGGCCATACCGGAGGATTTGCGCCATTCTCTTGATCATTATAAACGCATCGCAGATGATCTCAATATAATTGGTGAACGCGCCGCTTCCCTAGGGATCCGCTTGGGCTATCACAATCACAATTATGAGTTCAAAATGATCAATGGCCTATTGCCGTATAACATCTTACTGGAGCGTACAGATAAGGAGACCGTTTTCTTTGAACCGGACCTGGGCTGGATGGTACAGGCCGGTCAGGCTCCGGAGGCTTTGTTCAATACATTTCCCGGTCGCTTCCTGCTGTGGCACCTGCGGGATGTGAATGCCGGCGGGGCGGCTGTAAATGTGGGGGAAGGGGTCGTAAATTTTCATTTATTACACCAGATGAAAAAACAGGCCGGATTTTTGTGCGGAATCGTGGAAACCCCTTCAGCCGCTACAGACGGGATGAACAGAGTGATTGCCAGTTTCAATTATATCAGAAAGGAACAACTGTATTAA
- a CDS encoding DoxX family protein, whose amino-acid sequence MKIVKQILFTLFALVFIIFGLNKFFNYMPPPKLTPEQMEVVGAFMKLKWLMPLLGTMETVGGLLVILPKTRALGALILFPIMVGIVLHHGTMEPSGLPMALLLAVILIWIIIDNRKKYELILK is encoded by the coding sequence ATGAAAATTGTAAAACAAATCCTCTTTACCCTTTTTGCATTGGTATTCATTATTTTCGGCCTCAACAAATTCTTTAACTACATGCCGCCTCCGAAGCTCACTCCGGAGCAAATGGAAGTTGTTGGGGCTTTTATGAAACTGAAATGGCTGATGCCCCTGCTGGGAACAATGGAAACGGTGGGCGGTTTACTGGTGATCCTTCCAAAAACAAGGGCGTTGGGCGCACTGATCCTTTTCCCTATAATGGTTGGCATTGTCCTGCACCACGGTACTATGGAACCTTCCGGGCTTCCAATGGCCTTACTCCTCGCAGTGATCCTTATCTGGATCATTATCGATAACCGGAAGAAATATGAACTGATCCTGAAGTAA
- a CDS encoding phosphoribosylpyrophosphate synthetase: MIHTKIPVMNAQAPLYNYDTLSEAVDDLIRRGYTEDFLAMEEKDCLYCNRNSLELSPEDFEIDEIYRFEGMTDPADESIVFAISSQKHNIKGTVINSFGADFGYRSSKLVERLKQHRG; encoded by the coding sequence TTGATCCATACAAAAATTCCTGTTATGAATGCCCAGGCACCCCTTTACAATTATGATACATTGAGCGAAGCAGTAGACGATCTGATCCGCAGAGGCTATACCGAAGATTTTCTTGCGATGGAAGAAAAGGATTGTCTTTATTGTAACCGTAATTCTCTTGAGCTTTCCCCCGAAGATTTTGAGATCGATGAGATCTACCGGTTTGAGGGCATGACCGATCCTGCCGATGAAAGCATTGTATTTGCGATCTCTTCCCAAAAACACAATATCAAAGGCACCGTGATCAACAGTTTTGGAGCAGATTTCGGGTACCGGTCCTCCAAACTGGTGGAGCGGCTGAAACAACACAGGGGGTAA
- a CDS encoding GxxExxY protein, whose translation MTENELSKIVFDAALKVHQHLGPGLLESAYEECLFFELCKKGLFIQRQRALPLIYEDVKLDAGYRVDLLIENKLIVEIKAVQVLNDIHLAQLLTYLKLSGCKLGLLINFNVTLIKNGIKRVANNL comes from the coding sequence GTGACAGAAAATGAATTATCAAAAATCGTATTTGATGCTGCGTTGAAAGTTCATCAGCATCTGGGACCTGGATTGTTGGAAAGCGCGTATGAAGAATGTCTATTCTTTGAATTATGCAAAAAGGGACTCTTTATTCAACGACAACGCGCGTTGCCATTGATATACGAGGACGTTAAGCTGGATGCAGGGTATCGAGTGGATCTGCTGATAGAAAATAAGCTGATTGTGGAAATAAAAGCGGTACAGGTGCTAAATGATATTCATCTTGCACAACTGCTTACGTATTTAAAACTTTCGGGTTGCAAACTTGGCCTGTTGATAAATTTTAATGTAACCCTGATTAAGAATGGAATAAAAAGAGTTGCAAATAATCTGTGA
- a CDS encoding GAF domain-containing protein translates to MQTRLLDLAKWKAVRIDGLENVLSFNPLIQYLKDRIGRETTIKKNFFEFVLEKLLANPHLKEELTPADMAHFKDELELVYCLVEPALAEEQKVIWAISVPLDPQIICGTDAFYEMMEGNNELLHRSMIQSIQDKSMIQKRMEFVYSVIFEKLYGQHIPLGNEVSYAMSYVENGLPRYFKINIDTRFVDVIAKGELPPLNLIEWAKDIKSEDYDWSQGIRQLPLTLFKFRGLAIITVTEITQEHAVESIKEIVLSRHRFALKEDTEQVIHSLKVLMGSPAIEFGLLPNLRVNDKLVFTLESGNNSILLQPNHCIDNGKSFQKLAEEYLNHPKPVLIDESVQAEDAKQLLQFLNMAGIEAYALFPIFHSNEVAGVLEIYSYKKDVLNLQSLVKLKDAIPVIAQLLKNAIDEFNNHLDGIVKDKFTALQPAVQWKFNEAAWDYLRDNRLSDQKRPIGKVLFKSVYPLYGAIDIRNSTIERNKAMAADAAFQLELLIGLLEQIREKTGLLLVDDMIGKCRKWLSGLSHDIRDSEYGKLNEFLENKITPFLKDLNEKDRELQPLIQPYLKEIESSTGSVLRNIRVFDNALKTINNTINARLERFNNELQTFYPYYFEKFRTDGFEFDIYIGQDIAPQKPFSRYYLQNLRLRQLQAMAEIARETHALLPHLEIPLQTTQLIYIRSAPIDIVFRQDEHKFDVEGSYNIRYQVIKKRIDKVRILNTRERLTQPGKIALVYLNESETREYRDYIAYLQEEGLLLNDLEAVELEELQGVTGLRALRVGINVEKANDPVPNEL, encoded by the coding sequence ATGCAAACCAGATTACTCGATTTAGCAAAATGGAAGGCCGTGCGTATAGACGGACTGGAGAACGTGCTTTCCTTTAACCCGCTGATCCAATATCTTAAAGACCGGATCGGACGGGAAACAACAATAAAAAAGAATTTTTTTGAATTCGTTCTTGAAAAACTGCTGGCGAACCCGCACCTGAAGGAAGAACTTACTCCGGCAGACATGGCACACTTTAAGGACGAACTGGAGCTGGTCTATTGTCTTGTTGAACCGGCCCTTGCGGAAGAACAAAAAGTGATATGGGCTATCAGCGTGCCGCTGGATCCCCAGATCATATGCGGTACAGACGCGTTTTATGAAATGATGGAGGGCAACAATGAACTGCTGCACCGGTCAATGATCCAGTCGATACAGGATAAATCGATGATTCAGAAACGGATGGAATTTGTTTATTCCGTCATCTTCGAAAAACTGTACGGACAACACATTCCTTTGGGCAATGAAGTAAGCTATGCTATGTCCTACGTGGAGAACGGACTGCCCCGGTATTTTAAAATCAACATCGATACACGATTTGTAGATGTCATCGCCAAAGGCGAACTACCCCCCCTGAACCTCATCGAATGGGCAAAGGACATTAAAAGCGAGGATTACGACTGGAGCCAGGGGATCCGGCAATTACCGCTGACCTTATTTAAGTTTCGGGGACTGGCCATTATCACGGTAACCGAGATCACACAGGAACATGCGGTGGAAAGTATCAAAGAGATTGTGCTCAGCAGGCACCGGTTTGCCCTCAAGGAGGATACCGAACAGGTCATTCATTCCTTGAAAGTATTAATGGGAAGCCCGGCCATCGAATTCGGCCTGCTGCCCAATTTACGGGTGAACGATAAATTGGTGTTTACACTGGAAAGCGGCAACAACAGCATCCTGTTGCAGCCCAATCATTGCATCGATAACGGAAAAAGTTTTCAGAAGCTGGCGGAAGAATACCTGAACCATCCCAAGCCTGTGCTGATCGATGAATCGGTTCAGGCGGAGGATGCAAAGCAGTTGTTACAGTTTTTGAATATGGCCGGTATTGAAGCCTATGCGTTATTTCCTATTTTTCACAGCAACGAAGTGGCGGGTGTTTTGGAGATCTATTCCTATAAAAAAGACGTACTCAATCTTCAAAGCCTGGTAAAGCTGAAAGATGCCATACCGGTGATCGCCCAGCTGTTGAAAAATGCGATCGACGAATTCAATAACCACCTCGACGGCATCGTAAAGGATAAGTTTACGGCATTGCAGCCGGCCGTCCAGTGGAAGTTTAACGAAGCGGCATGGGATTACCTGCGCGATAACCGCCTGTCGGATCAGAAGCGGCCGATCGGAAAAGTGTTGTTTAAAAGTGTGTATCCGCTCTACGGGGCGATTGATATACGTAATTCCACCATTGAACGGAATAAGGCGATGGCGGCGGATGCGGCCTTTCAGCTTGAATTGCTGATCGGCCTGCTGGAACAGATCCGGGAAAAGACCGGTTTGCTGCTGGTGGATGATATGATCGGGAAATGCCGGAAGTGGCTTTCCGGCCTCAGTCATGATATCCGGGATTCGGAATACGGAAAGCTGAATGAGTTCCTGGAAAATAAAATAACACCCTTCCTGAAAGATCTGAACGAAAAGGATCGCGAGCTGCAACCGCTGATACAGCCATATCTGAAAGAAATTGAAAGCAGCACCGGCAGCGTCCTCAGGAATATCCGCGTTTTTGACAACGCACTTAAAACGATCAACAACACGATCAATGCGCGCCTGGAGCGGTTTAATAATGAGTTGCAGACGTTCTATCCTTATTATTTTGAAAAATTCAGGACGGATGGGTTTGAATTCGATATTTATATCGGGCAGGATATCGCCCCGCAAAAACCGTTTAGCAGGTATTATCTGCAAAACCTGCGGCTGCGGCAATTACAGGCGATGGCAGAGATCGCAAGGGAAACACATGCGCTGCTGCCACATCTGGAAATCCCGTTACAGACCACCCAGCTGATCTATATCCGGTCTGCTCCGATCGATATTGTGTTCCGCCAGGATGAACATAAGTTTGATGTGGAAGGAAGCTATAACATCCGTTACCAGGTGATCAAAAAAAGGATCGACAAAGTTCGGATCCTGAATACCCGGGAACGGCTTACCCAGCCGGGAAAAATAGCACTGGTATACCTGAATGAAAGCGAAACGCGCGAGTACCGTGATTATATCGCCTATCTCCAGGAAGAAGGGTTGTTGCTGAATGACCTTGAAGCGGTGGAGCTGGAGGAGCTGCAGGGCGTGACCGGGCTCCGTGCCCTGCGGGTAGGGATAAATGTGGAGAAAGCAAATGATCCTGTTCCGAATGAACTTTAA
- a CDS encoding BamA/TamA family outer membrane protein, with translation MLKKIIGYLFLLLPLAGVRAQDSVRNRLIFIGDAGEINPHQSAVITTAAAQILDNKTTVLFLGDNIYPDGMPLKDPAAITAAEKILTAQYEPMLKNGAKVVFVPGNHDWDRMGKQGYKKILAQDAFLNGQNNPRLKLLPEKGCPGPEEIPVSEEVVLIAFDSEWWLFQHEKNSEACECSTKEAFLEKLSEIVNRNRGKMIFLVCHHPFQSYGVHGGYYNLKDHIFPLTNLNKGLYIPLPVIGSLYPLLRSSIPNPEDQGHPDYKEMTALIDSVFNGYQNLVHVAGHEHGLQFIKGQQTQIVSGAGAKNAYVKKGRHSLFARKNSGFVTVDVLTGAQLKITYYMMDGGRMQQAFEYRLPFITGQQQREAVSNDSLATADSVVVRTNAALEKPGRGHRVWFGENFRKEWAAPEKLPVLRISEISGGLTPIKEGGGLQTKSLRLASPSGKEWVLRNVNKNMEILLPEALRNTFAKDAVTDALSGQHPFSALIVPPIANAVGVPHANPIIGVVAPDTALLPYADNFFNKVCLLEEREPIGKSDNTEKMYKNLLKDNDNTVDTATYFRARLVDLLIGDWDRHEDQWRWAYDKKKKDRRYVPVPRDRDQVFHVVQGILPTIASGPSIMPRFHDFTGKIKKINAYFMAGRAINGNFFNQYNYDQWMQLVHDFTTAVTDSVLEAALKRLPAASYNRDHDKFLAILKERRNRLPEAMTTYYRFYNRVVDIQTSDKKELVQITDAGDRGLKISIHKINKEDAVSDQLFERTFDAGVTKEIRLYIHSGDDSAIINTRSKIRLRIIGDKDKKQYQVVNGRKNIRVYGKKEQVYFTGEDQHIRKRLSNDSSNTAYMPTDLYNRYFIRPNLGFNRDDGIMLGLGVRFVNQGFRKKPYANSHQLSYLHSFSSGANSFRFKSDWLHAIGNADLVVIGRVLAPDNVQNFFGLGNGTGYDKSKGVGYYRARFTLVDIAPGLRWRFKKTRTLSVSPFFQHYRYDADDNEGKLIATPSLVGTYDSITVNKNKNYTGLVFNYEADSRDDQLLPTSGGLLNLRLQGFKGLNSSARDFAQLLLELSFFRKVGASGNVVFSDRIGGGTTVGNAPFYQVLFLGGQENLLGYRKFRFAGEHLLYNNLQLRIKIADVGSYILPGQLGFSGFFDAGKVWAEGYNSPKIHTGVGGGLYFVPAQIAVVQLLAGYSREGWYPHFSVGFRF, from the coding sequence ATGCTGAAAAAAATTATTGGTTATCTGTTCTTATTGCTTCCGCTTGCCGGAGTCCGGGCGCAGGATTCGGTGCGGAACCGCCTCATATTTATCGGTGATGCGGGTGAGATCAATCCGCATCAGTCTGCTGTGATCACCACAGCGGCGGCACAGATACTGGATAATAAAACCACTGTACTGTTCCTTGGTGACAATATTTATCCGGATGGTATGCCGCTGAAGGACCCGGCGGCGATTACCGCTGCGGAAAAGATCCTTACGGCACAGTACGAGCCCATGCTCAAAAACGGAGCAAAAGTAGTCTTTGTTCCGGGTAACCACGACTGGGACCGCATGGGAAAGCAGGGGTACAAAAAGATCCTTGCCCAGGATGCCTTCCTGAACGGACAGAACAATCCCCGGTTAAAGCTGCTTCCGGAAAAAGGCTGTCCTGGCCCCGAAGAGATCCCGGTTTCGGAGGAAGTGGTACTGATCGCCTTTGACAGTGAATGGTGGCTGTTTCAGCATGAAAAGAACAGCGAAGCCTGCGAATGCAGTACAAAAGAGGCCTTCCTGGAAAAGCTGTCTGAAATAGTGAACCGCAACCGCGGTAAAATGATCTTCCTGGTATGCCATCACCCGTTTCAAAGTTATGGGGTGCATGGGGGGTACTACAATCTTAAAGACCATATTTTTCCGCTCACCAATCTGAATAAAGGGTTGTACATCCCGTTACCGGTAATCGGATCGCTTTATCCCCTGCTGCGGAGCAGCATTCCCAACCCGGAAGACCAGGGCCATCCGGACTATAAAGAAATGACAGCCCTGATTGACAGTGTTTTTAACGGGTATCAAAACCTCGTTCATGTAGCCGGGCATGAACACGGCCTGCAGTTCATCAAGGGACAGCAAACCCAGATCGTGAGCGGAGCAGGGGCAAAGAATGCCTATGTAAAGAAGGGGCGGCACAGTCTGTTTGCCCGAAAGAACAGCGGTTTTGTAACCGTGGATGTCCTCACCGGGGCGCAGTTAAAGATCACCTATTACATGATGGATGGCGGGCGCATGCAACAGGCATTTGAGTACCGCCTGCCGTTTATTACCGGGCAGCAGCAACGTGAGGCTGTTTCTAATGATTCCCTGGCAACAGCAGACAGCGTAGTAGTACGCACGAATGCAGCGCTTGAAAAGCCGGGGCGCGGTCACCGCGTCTGGTTCGGGGAAAATTTCAGAAAGGAATGGGCGGCGCCCGAAAAACTGCCGGTGCTGCGGATCTCAGAGATCAGCGGAGGACTTACGCCGATCAAGGAGGGGGGCGGACTTCAGACGAAATCGCTGCGGCTGGCAAGTCCGTCGGGAAAAGAGTGGGTATTACGTAATGTAAACAAGAATATGGAGATCCTCCTTCCGGAGGCATTGCGGAATACGTTTGCAAAAGATGCCGTCACCGATGCGCTAAGCGGCCAGCATCCTTTTTCGGCACTGATTGTACCGCCTATTGCGAACGCAGTAGGCGTGCCGCATGCCAATCCCATTATCGGCGTGGTGGCCCCCGATACCGCACTGCTGCCCTATGCGGACAATTTCTTCAACAAGGTTTGTTTACTGGAAGAACGGGAGCCGATCGGGAAATCGGACAATACCGAAAAAATGTATAAGAACCTGCTGAAGGATAACGATAACACGGTAGATACGGCCACGTATTTCAGAGCCCGCCTGGTAGACCTGCTGATCGGGGACTGGGACCGGCACGAAGATCAGTGGCGCTGGGCCTACGATAAAAAGAAGAAGGACCGCAGGTATGTACCCGTGCCCCGCGACCGTGACCAGGTATTTCATGTGGTGCAGGGTATATTGCCCACGATCGCTTCCGGACCTTCGATAATGCCGCGGTTTCATGATTTCACAGGGAAGATCAAAAAGATCAATGCCTATTTCATGGCCGGCAGGGCAATAAACGGTAATTTTTTTAATCAATACAACTACGATCAATGGATGCAGCTGGTACATGATTTTACAACCGCTGTTACAGATTCGGTGCTGGAAGCAGCACTGAAGCGGCTTCCGGCGGCATCTTATAACAGGGATCATGATAAGTTCCTGGCGATCCTGAAGGAACGGAGAAACCGGCTGCCGGAGGCAATGACCACTTACTACCGCTTTTACAACAGGGTGGTGGACATACAAACTTCAGACAAGAAAGAACTGGTGCAGATTACCGATGCCGGCGACCGCGGGCTGAAGATCAGCATCCATAAGATCAATAAGGAAGATGCGGTGTCCGACCAGCTGTTTGAACGGACATTTGATGCCGGTGTTACAAAAGAGATCCGTCTTTATATACATTCCGGTGATGACAGTGCGATCATCAATACCCGTTCTAAAATAAGATTGCGGATCATTGGCGATAAAGATAAAAAGCAATACCAGGTTGTTAATGGAAGAAAGAACATCCGCGTCTATGGAAAAAAAGAACAGGTCTATTTTACCGGGGAAGATCAACATATCCGTAAGCGGTTGTCGAATGACAGCAGCAATACCGCCTATATGCCTACCGACCTCTATAACCGGTATTTTATACGTCCCAATCTCGGTTTTAACCGGGACGATGGGATCATGCTGGGCCTGGGGGTTCGGTTTGTGAACCAGGGCTTCAGAAAAAAACCATATGCCAATTCGCACCAGTTGTCGTACCTGCATTCGTTTTCTTCGGGGGCCAATAGTTTTCGTTTCAAAAGCGACTGGCTGCATGCGATCGGAAATGCGGACCTGGTGGTGATCGGCCGGGTGCTGGCCCCAGACAATGTTCAGAATTTTTTCGGGCTGGGCAATGGAACCGGATACGACAAATCGAAAGGAGTGGGCTATTACCGCGCCCGGTTTACGCTGGTAGATATAGCACCAGGCCTGCGCTGGCGGTTTAAAAAGACAAGAACATTGTCTGTCTCGCCCTTCTTTCAGCATTACCGCTATGATGCGGATGACAATGAAGGCAAGCTGATTGCAACGCCCTCACTTGTTGGCACTTATGACAGTATTACTGTAAATAAGAACAAAAATTACACAGGACTTGTTTTTAATTATGAAGCGGATTCAAGAGATGACCAGTTATTGCCCACTTCAGGAGGACTTTTAAACCTGCGGTTGCAGGGCTTTAAGGGACTGAACAGCAGTGCCAGGGATTTTGCACAGCTGTTGCTGGAGTTGTCGTTTTTCAGGAAAGTGGGTGCCAGTGGAAATGTGGTGTTCTCGGACCGTATCGGGGGTGGTACCACCGTTGGCAATGCACCGTTTTACCAGGTGCTGTTCCTTGGCGGGCAGGAAAACCTGCTGGGATACCGGAAATTCCGGTTTGCCGGTGAACATCTTTTATACAATAACCTGCAGCTGCGTATAAAGATCGCAGATGTGGGAAGTTATATCCTGCCGGGGCAGCTGGGTTTTTCAGGCTTCTTTGATGCCGGTAAAGTGTGGGCCGAAGGGTATAACAGCCCTAAAATTCATACCGGAGTAGGCGGGGGGCTTTATTTTGTGCCGGCGCAGATCGCCGTGGTGCAGCTCCTCGCCGGGTATTCCAGGGAGGGGTGGTATCCTCATTTTAGTGTCGGATTCAGATTTTAA
- a CDS encoding SdiA-regulated domain-containing protein: MNKLGMILFSIAAVSCISQKEYTSPAGYDLNKPETFDMPAILDEISGITFDGSSDTLYAIQDESGTVFHFKPGNAELSATKFGKKGDYEDLSISNGNIVVLRSDGSLFAFPLSETNLNEAVTVKEWKKAVPAGEYEALYADPVSNDLYVLCKQCEADKKTNQVSGYILQWSGGELVLKSPFALDGTTIEKKKSKKSTLKPSALARNPRTGEWYILSSVNKSLLVADKDWKIKEAHALRPSLFPQPEGITFDKAGNLFISNEKDQEAYGTVLKFALKQ; encoded by the coding sequence ATGAATAAACTTGGTATGATCCTTTTCTCTATCGCTGCAGTGTCCTGCATCAGCCAGAAGGAATATACAAGCCCGGCAGGCTATGACCTGAACAAGCCGGAAACGTTTGATATGCCCGCCATCCTGGACGAGATTTCGGGGATCACTTTTGACGGCAGCAGTGATACGCTTTATGCCATACAGGATGAAAGCGGTACCGTATTTCATTTTAAGCCGGGTAACGCTGAACTTTCGGCCACAAAATTTGGTAAAAAAGGCGACTATGAGGACCTTTCCATAAGCAACGGGAATATTGTAGTACTGCGAAGCGATGGCAGCCTGTTTGCATTTCCTTTGAGTGAAACGAACCTCAATGAAGCCGTTACAGTAAAAGAATGGAAAAAAGCGGTGCCTGCGGGAGAATATGAGGCGCTTTATGCCGATCCGGTAAGTAATGACCTCTATGTTTTATGCAAACAGTGCGAAGCGGATAAAAAAACGAATCAGGTGAGCGGTTATATATTACAATGGAGTGGTGGTGAACTGGTGCTTAAAAGTCCGTTTGCGCTGGATGGCACAACAATAGAGAAGAAAAAGTCGAAAAAAAGTACATTAAAGCCAAGTGCGCTTGCGCGTAATCCGCGTACCGGCGAATGGTATATCCTGTCGTCTGTAAATAAATCGCTGCTGGTAGCGGATAAGGACTGGAAAATAAAAGAAGCCCATGCCCTGAGGCCCTCGCTGTTTCCCCAACCAGAGGGGATCACCTTTGACAAAGCGGGTAATTTGTTTATCAGTAATGAAAAAGATCAGGAAGCGTATGGCACGGTTTTAAAGTTCGCGCTCAAACAATAG
- the ppk1 gene encoding polyphosphate kinase 1, which yields MDNLQKFNDRDISWLQFNGRVLQEAAHPDVPLLERINFLAIFSSNLDEFYRVRIPVIKALGQLRTPEEKGLPVLDEVLERINRQQEMYGQILKTQIIPELRQSGVCLVYNTPVPDGIREPVRAFFFDVMAAFITILPLEARTPVFLENNKLYMLVALEQQGQQMLRIINIPSDKISRFFSTRHEGTEYVLFIDDILRLYLDIIFKNATVKGAYTFKITRDAELNLQDEYAGDIAVKIEEEIQKRDFGLATRILYAPDLPQELLQILVNTYKLQGANTTAGGYYHNLRDFFSFPFRQASLLYPPEPPLAFVPDAGSLFDRIADGDFILHTPYCSYDAVLRFFNEAAINPDVEEIYTTMYRIARDSKIANALISAAKNGKKVTAFVELKARFDEENNIRWAKTMKAAGVRIIYSIPKLKVHAKVALTRERKNGRMVSYGLFSTGNFNESSARIYTDHILFTANPLLLRELELLFIFLAKRRKPRPEETTFFHTLLVAQFNLQQEFLQLIDQEIAHARAGKKAGITIKLNNLEEEVLIRKLYEASCAGVTVNLIVRSICRIVPGVAGFSERIKVKRIVDRYLEHGRIFFFENNGAPLVYLGSADWMDRNLYRRIEVCFPVLDPRLKKELTDILEMQWNDTAAAVWIGADGENHPLPGNKNDFRSQRAVYLYLKEKYGK from the coding sequence ATGGACAATTTGCAAAAATTCAACGACCGTGATATCAGCTGGTTGCAATTTAACGGAAGAGTATTGCAGGAAGCGGCCCATCCGGATGTTCCCCTGCTGGAACGCATCAACTTCCTGGCCATCTTTTCTTCCAACCTGGATGAATTTTACCGGGTACGCATACCGGTCATAAAGGCGCTGGGCCAGCTCAGGACACCGGAGGAGAAGGGGCTCCCGGTGCTGGATGAAGTACTGGAACGGATCAACCGCCAACAGGAAATGTACGGGCAGATCCTGAAAACGCAGATCATCCCGGAACTACGACAGTCCGGTGTCTGCCTGGTCTACAATACGCCGGTGCCTGATGGTATCCGGGAACCGGTACGTGCATTCTTTTTTGATGTAATGGCCGCATTTATTACGATACTTCCGCTGGAAGCCCGGACCCCGGTATTCCTTGAGAATAATAAGCTGTACATGCTGGTGGCGCTCGAACAACAGGGACAACAGATGCTCCGGATCATCAATATCCCATCCGACAAGATCTCCCGCTTTTTCAGTACCCGGCATGAAGGGACGGAATATGTACTTTTTATTGATGATATTCTGCGGCTGTACCTGGATATTATCTTTAAGAACGCGACAGTAAAAGGAGCATATACGTTCAAAATCACAAGGGATGCCGAACTGAACCTGCAGGATGAATATGCGGGAGATATCGCAGTGAAAATAGAAGAAGAGATCCAGAAAAGGGATTTCGGACTGGCCACCCGCATTTTATACGCACCGGACCTGCCACAGGAATTGTTACAAATACTGGTTAATACCTATAAACTGCAGGGGGCCAACACTACTGCAGGAGGGTATTATCACAATCTCAGGGATTTCTTTTCGTTCCCTTTCCGGCAGGCGTCATTGCTGTACCCGCCGGAACCGCCGCTGGCCTTTGTTCCGGATGCCGGTTCATTGTTCGATCGTATCGCTGACGGGGATTTTATATTGCATACGCCTTATTGCTCGTATGATGCGGTGTTGCGGTTCTTCAATGAAGCGGCCATAAACCCTGATGTGGAAGAGATCTATACCACCATGTACCGGATCGCCCGGGATTCAAAAATAGCCAACGCACTGATCAGCGCGGCTAAAAACGGGAAAAAGGTTACCGCTTTTGTAGAGCTGAAGGCCCGCTTTGATGAAGAGAACAATATCCGGTGGGCCAAAACAATGAAGGCCGCCGGCGTACGCATTATTTACAGCATTCCCAAACTGAAGGTCCATGCCAAGGTAGCACTGACACGGGAGCGGAAAAACGGGCGGATGGTCAGTTACGGACTGTTTTCCACCGGGAACTTTAATGAGTCTTCTGCTCGCATCTATACCGATCATATCCTGTTCACTGCAAACCCACTGCTGCTGCGGGAGCTGGAGCTGCTTTTTATTTTCCTTGCCAAGCGGCGGAAGCCCCGGCCGGAAGAAACAACCTTCTTCCATACACTGCTGGTGGCACAGTTCAACCTGCAGCAGGAGTTTTTACAGCTGATCGACCAGGAAATCGCTCATGCAAGGGCCGGCAAAAAAGCAGGCATTACGATCAAGCTGAACAATCTTGAAGAGGAAGTGCTGATCCGGAAATTATATGAAGCCAGCTGTGCAGGGGTAACCGTGAACCTGATCGTAAGAAGTATCTGCCGGATCGTGCCCGGCGTGGCCGGATTCAGCGAAAGAATTAAAGTAAAAAGGATTGTGGATCGTTATCTGGAACATGGGCGTATCTTTTTCTTTGAAAATAACGGTGCGCCGCTGGTATACCTGGGCTCTGCAGACTGGATGGACCGGAACCTGTACCGGCGTATCGAAGTGTGTTTTCCTGTCCTGGATCCCCGTTTAAAAAAAGAGTTGACCGACATCCTGGAAATGCAATGGAATGATACCGCCGCTGCGGTATGGATCGGGGCAGATGGGGAGAATCACCCGCTGCCGGGAAACAAAAATGATTTCAGATCGCAAAGGGCTGTTTACCTTTACCTAAAAGAAAAGTACGGAAAATGA